Within the Vigna angularis cultivar LongXiaoDou No.4 chromosome 10, ASM1680809v1, whole genome shotgun sequence genome, the region TTTGCTTTAATACAAATAGATCATACCAATTTGTCTGTCATCATATACTTGtctatatcataaaaaaattatcatcgTATGCATGACTAAACATGTTTGACTTGTGTCAACTTTGAAACTCGACATAAATAGGTGAGAAAGCATTTTACACGAAAAATGTGTTCCTAACAGATCTAACCAAAGCACAAGTGCACAAATTGAACAATATTTTCCGTAAAACAAAAGCTCAAAATGCTAATGATCGAAATCTCTGTTCCTCAGTCTCCCAATTCCACGCAATTAACAGTCACGAACAATACAGAAAATTAAGAACAGGAAAATATTGATTCGACATAATATGCATTtttaggaagaaaataaaagatcatGGGCTGTTACGTACCTAACATGGGCCTCTATATTCAAGTGAAGACCCTCCTAAATTTAGTAGACATAAAATATTAGACACTTCCATGTTCCCCATCTAATCCCATACCATCTTGTCAATCAGGAATTAATTTGTcttctaaaatattttgatatgattTCCTAAGAATACACTAGGTATTCATAGATTGATCTCTTGTCCCTAATTTCACATTATAGGATATTTTGTAATTGagtaataattattgtaaatatttcTAGCATTATTTATAGTGGGAATACAATAGTGAAAGGCATCAAGCCATTTTTCATGACACATCTTTTCTACTTTTCAGTTCAAATCAGGTTTTCAAATAAAAAGTCAGCTTGGTTATGTGATGATAAGTCAGATAAcgataaattaatataatatttaaggcAAATTATTCCACCATAATATTTAAGGCAAATTAACATAATGCAAACTTCATTTTACTAAGCAAAAGCCCAAGGACAGGGGGCGAAAATAAGCCAAAAACAGAACCACCTTATCCAATTAGATTATACAAGAGTTCATTTTATCATGTTAAGAAACGGAAAGAAGCAATTCCTTCCAAAGAAAATCAGCACATCCACCAGACTCGGTTGTGAACCAGTGATCAAACCTTCAACAAACTTTTCACAATTCTCTTTCTAATTTATGGTGCTTTCCTTTCGGTTTTAGAACCGTACTACCAACTTAAAGAGGGGTAACAATACTCTTTGGTATTCCCCTCTCCAATCAGGAGAAAAGGAGAAATACAGGTCAGTCAGATGGAGAGACACAAGTTATCTATCAGAACATATTTTGTAAATCCTCACCAGTTCCTGACGAAGCTTGTTATTTTGTTGGATAGCATTATTCTTTTCTTCAGTCAGCCTTGAGATAAGAGCTTTTGCCTGCAAAATAAGCTGACTACAATCAAAATAAAGTTcccaaacataaaaaataaaaaataaaaaagcaaaacAGTAGTTACAAGCTTTTAAAACCATTACAACCtggaattaaaaaagaaattgtttttcGTCCTGTTAATTCATGATTGATAGGTCATACAAGAGATGCTGATCCTGAAAATATGAACTTAGCCTGTTTGGTTGAGAGAAGGGGAGGAATGGAAATAATAAAAGGCGTTTGGTGGGGTGAAGATTTGtgaagaaataattttaaaagttggtAGATCTGTCGTACTTCTTTTCATCTATTTCCACTTATTTCCTGAACCCTCTCctgtttttttcctttatttctcTTTAGACAAAGACCTTTAATTACTACTTGTTTCTTCTTTATTCCTACTCTACCaacttattttcataataaaaggTTCTGTTAAACAAACGCCCCCTTAGAGTTTGAAGCAGAAACAACCTACAAAAGTTATTTGAAATGACTCTAAAATCACACCAAGGACCTCACTACGCAACAAAGATACTTCCTCAAGCCACCGTTTTATACAAATGATATGCTCTAATACTTATATGATCATATGTATTTAATTAGATGCCCTGTTTTGCAAATATATGACCAATTTAGAGAATTCTACAACAAAACTGGTGAATGCCTTCCAAAGTAGTGTGAAAGAAACATGATAAATGGACATAGAAAAGGTGAATGAAAATAAGTGAGAAATAAACAGGAAATTAGAAGTACTTTTCTAAGAGAAGTAGAAAATACGTAGGAAATACAGTGAAAGTGAATATTGGATCCCACCTTTATTTCAAGTATCTCCACTCTATTTCTACCCCCACAAAACAACACACTATTTCCATCCTCTCCCTTCTGTCTGTTAGCAGCCAAACAAGGGATTAAAAATGATAGAGCAAGAAGTCCCCACCTTTAAAACCATTATCTTTAATGATTACTCTTGCTTAAACTACTAATTTTACTTGGACATAGTTGAAGAGcccacatcaattaaaaataatatcaaattataatatattagtgGATACAAACATCACCTTATAAGCTAGCTTTATAAGGtcgaattaaaattaaatttcacttTCTTAAGATGATATCAAAGTCACTCAAAATCCATCTTAACAAGGCATTGGACCTTGTATTACCCACTGTCGAGTTCCCCTCTAGTCCCTTGCCTAAGATGTATAGTCCTCAGCATAAGAGGGTATGCCAAAGAGCCTACATCAACTAAAAACAAagtcaaattaatatatatatatatatatatatatatatatatatatatatatatgagtgtAAATCTCAATTTAAAAGTCAATTTTGTGAAGTTGAGTTAAATTTGAAGACACTACTTTAAGATGGTATAAAAGTCATTTAGAATCTATCCTAGCAAGGTGTTGAATCTCATGTCACCTACTATTGAGTCCCTCCTAAATCCAAGAGTCCACATCTTCCATACAAGTTTTATGAGGTTAAGTGAGACTTAAAATCCACTTTCTAATAAGCACCAAGTTAGGAAATTTCCTTCCAATCAATATTACACCCAAGAATGCGAGTAAGACTCTATCTTAAGTATTCAATTGTAAATTTGCACACCAGTTTGGCACACAGTGAATGACATCGTTCAAATATCCAAAGTTGCTAAATGATGCAAACTAAGCAAGTGACATGTTCAGAAGTTCAGTTTTCATTTGCAGCATACTGACtgcaaaaaaaatgtaaattgaaaAAGTGACGCATGTTCAAGCAAGAAAGATCagttctcatttgtattttttcCTGGTAAGTATCAATACTGAATCACGACTATTAGCGTCGGTTAATTAACACGGCCACTGTCCTCAGACCAAAACGCGGGTTCAGTAACAGCGTATAAACTCCAAAAATATATCAGTTAGATTTACCTCTACAGACTTTTCTGGACCATCATGTCGTTCAGCAAATGCTCTTGTTACCTAACAAGCCCAAAGAGAAAAAGGTTCCAGTTAATATCTTAAATCTtctgttaagaaaaaaaaagtttcaactAAACCACAAGTTAAGAACTCACTGCAGCGGAGTCAGCACCACTGATATTTCCATTGTCGGAAACAGAACCTCTAGGTGATGATCCTTCCTCGGAACCTTCCGGGACTGGAGACGGAGGTTGAGGCGGAGAGACATACAACACTCTCAATTTGCACTCCTCAACCACGTGCCCCGCTTCCTTGTTGAACTACAAAAATCCCAATGGCAGGAGTCTCAGTCATTTCACCCGATAAACagttaaaaaaaagaatcaaagaAAATTGCAACGGGTAGCAATAGCATGACGCATTATACCATTTCTGCAGTGATATCCTTTGCGGCGATTCCATCCTCTACTCTTACGCTTTGAAGAAGAAACTTATCCTTGCATTGCATGTCAGCCGGAGCTTCCTTTTGCGCTTGCATggtaactaaaataaaacaaaaatgtgaCAAAAACACGATTAACagtcaaaaattaaaaaatgaaattagataTGGATAGTATTGTATCCCGATAGGTACCGATAACATCGCATGTAGATCGTGGCAAGACAATTCCAGTGTTTGGACGAACACAGTATTTCTTTGGATTGGTCGTTTTCACCTGCGAGCGGAATcagaataacaaaattaaacatgCAAATCGAGCAAGAGGCTGGGGAGAAAAGATTTGTCAAAATCATAATGACCATAAGAAAGTTGTTCCTAAAAattgaagagagagagagttgaAATGAAAGGTTGGTTACCTTGAATGCTACATAGCTATCGGTCTTATTTGACAATTGAAGAGAACACGAGATCTGCTTCTTGAGCTCAACTGAAAGAAGGGAATGAAAATGAAACCCTAGAAGAATAGAagaaagggagagagagagagagagagagagagagagaacgcACATATGAACTTCAGTTCAAGAGGTTCGATGCTGAGAAGGTCGCCGGTGCTCATCTCGGAATGCGATTGAGGAGACTGAATGGATTGAACGGATCTGGTGCGTAGAGAATGTGGATCGGAGAGATCGAGAAGATggaagaaaaggaaaggaaaagaaagagaattgaAACCCAAATGGGAATTCAATTGCAATTACAATTACAACAGAGAGGAGGGATTCTCATTcaacttccttttcttttctattttctctgtGGTCGAGAACGTGGTCATTTTAATGCGCCTCCCTCCtaattaatactttaataattactccttctacattttaacatAAAAGACAAAACCATAATTCAACAAAAGCAATTAAttcaattaacttttttattcacaaaaaaaaatcattacccTATGGGTTAATTACTAGTTTTGTTGTTAGCTCATAAATTtctaactaaataaaaatatatttgataaaattaagtgttaaatataaattgaaacaaatatatataattacataaattcCCTTATAtcataaaatgtatgttgtttgTAAAAGAATATCTTAtcatgtaattataattttatattttaaaaattaattaaattttgtagtattttcatttttctaaatatatattattttaataaatcatttcatttaaaataattgagccaatggttattaatttaatttaacttaattgtATAGTTTGTGATGAGATGAAATGAGAAGGAAGTTGATGTTTTGATACTTGTCTTTATTCAGTTTTTAACTTTCACATAGCCGCaagttatttgaaattttttaaaataaattgaataaaactaTAACTTTGGTGTTTTAACAACTTTGAAAAAGATGTAATATGAAGAAAATGTGTCTGCTTATGCATCCAAGAGTCTCTTATTTATTCTACATGTGATTTTACTTTGAAGTAATTTTTATgctttaattgtaaaatttattttaaccaCATTGGAAATTGCATTCGAAATACCCTTGAGAGATGTAATTAACTACTAACATAATGGTTTGACCacatctctctctctcaacctaCTTGTCCAATTTTCCATAGAGGAAATCTTCAcctttgttaattttatttgtggATCTTCGTATAAGCTATCaaattataatcttttaaaatatatttctttgaaaaaaaatacataacaGTACTCAAATCAAAGTTGATTTTTGAAACTGTGATCACATGTCTAAATACttaaacattatattattttttaaactattaatgCATATTATCCCATGTGTATAACAATAGAATGTCTTTAATATGTAATAGACTATTTTATTAcacttaaacttttttaatcTAGTATGTGAAAGAAATTTAGACATGAtttgtaattgattttttaaatatattcaa harbors:
- the LOC108336037 gene encoding vesicle-associated protein 1-2 isoform X1, whose translation is MSTGDLLSIEPLELKFIFELKKQISCSLQLSNKTDSYVAFKVKTTNPKKYCVRPNTGIVLPRSTCDVIVTMQAQKEAPADMQCKDKFLLQSVRVEDGIAAKDITAEMFNKEAGHVVEECKLRVLYVSPPQPPSPVPEGSEEGSSPRGSVSDNGNISGADSAAVTRAFAERHDGPEKSVEAKALISRLTEEKNNAIQQNNKLRQELDMLRRESNKSRGGVSMVIVILIGLLGIIMGYLMKKT
- the LOC108336037 gene encoding vesicle-associated protein 1-2 isoform X2, producing the protein MSTGDLLSIEPLELKFIFELKKQISCSLQLSNKTDSYVAFKVKTTNPKKYCVRPNTGIVLPRSTCDVIVTMQAQKEAPADMQCKDKFLLQSVRVEDGIAAKDITAEMFNKEAGHVVEECKLRVLYVSPPQPPSPVPEGSEEGSSPRGSVSDNGNISGADSAAVTRAFAERHDGPEKSVEAKALISRLTEEKNNAIQQNNKLRQELEGLHLNIEAHVRTC